The Argopecten irradians isolate NY unplaced genomic scaffold, Ai_NY scaffold_0787, whole genome shotgun sequence genome includes a window with the following:
- the LOC138313626 gene encoding neuralized-like protein 2 has product MPVTKFHPYHGQNIRLLHDNMVAYRETSFAHALTFSEKALKPGEIFLVEIEKNELGWSGHMRIGLTQFDPSCKFELPQYALPDLQNMGKSWIFAVTKSHNKVVYSESGDSDSLDREIHQSVLGDAEVIHTPQGSFSRSLLLPLRKLLSNSYDNNVSTSSSESALPTDIGSRIGIMYRVVGETAEMRFIINGEDQGPCARNIPHQGGPLYAVVDVYGTTKQVRIIQLYCVSSLQNACRDRILQLTKEEDVTSLPLPMKLKQFLRYEL; this is encoded by the exons ATGCCAGTGACAAAATTCCACCCCTACCATGGACAAAACATTCGTCTCCTCCATGACAACATGGTTGCTTATAGGGAGACCAGTTTTGCACATGCCCTGACCTTTAGTGAGAAAGCCTTAAAGCCTGGAGAAATATTTCTAGTAGAGATTGAGAAAAATGAATTAGGATGGAGTGGACATATGAGAATAGGTTTAACTCAATTTGACCCGAGTTGTAAGTTTGAACTTCCACAATATGCATTACCAGATCTCCAAAATATGGGAAAGTCCTGGATTTTTGCTGTGACAAAGTCCCACAATAAGGTGGTGTATTCCGAGTCTGGAGACTCGGACAGTTTGGACCGGGAGATTCATCAGTCTGTGTTAGGGGATGCGGAGGTGATACACACGCCGCAAGGCTCTTTCAGTAGGAGTCTACTGCTCCCACTACGGAAACTCCTGTCAAATAGTTATGATAATAATGTTAGTACATCTTCCTCGGAAAGTGCTCTTCCAACAGACATTGGTAGTAGGATTGGAATCATGTACCGGGTGGTGGGAGAGACAGCAGAGATGAGATTTATCATTAATGGGGAAGATCAGGGACCTTGTGCAAGAAATATTCCCCATCAAGGGGGACCACTTTATGCAGTAGTAGATGTCTATGGTACAACAAAACAAGTGAGGATTATACAATTGTATTGTG TGTCATCACTTCAAAATGCATGCAGAGACCGAATTCTTCAATTGACCAAGGAAGAAGATGTTACCAGTCTACCCTTGCCAATGAAACTGAAGCAATTTCTGCGATATGAACTATAG